A stretch of the Porifericola rhodea genome encodes the following:
- a CDS encoding caspase family protein produces MVYHLFWGILVACSAKQSTEHVVSDVATIQEADDSTFYKPTLDTLAQTITFDKEEPVRPSDKLALIVAIGTYKQSTAWTALGSHNDIPLIKAALSSQGFDTLRNLKVLRDAEATKENVFSAIRHYIIPKAKKGSKVVLHFSGHGQQLEDLNGDELDGLDEALVMYDAPKKAEGAYKTYKGEQHLTDDELGELIAEIKAKVGDTGQILVLLDACHSGTATRTLSRVRGTQHTLTFTSRTLTQNSTEGEQWIETDPSNHDATTILISASGAHELNYETRDKEGKWVGSLSYALHHVLGKATKGDTYQGLFDRLSAEMKSIAPHQTPQIEGAAMRQLWTAEVFKAFNYFTIKQIYNKTSLSLDAGDLSGLSVGTEILFFPIDVRDTTRQKALATGVVMRTSLTTSEVVLSEPFNTNLLKKSWAVPGTKNYGSAPVRLHIDIPESSSLHASLVNAVSSLSNILISSHEPELTLKLDAGQRLYLWSSDKKTLFRSTPKDDESTVRRAVLLAVEDYLRASFLRDLYHDVPELELEIAIVPIGIKHGEKYKPEKPAKSQGKAIIEDTLQLRKGDYIKLKITNKGSSQAYFSLLDIQPDNKINLIFPAYNRTAEEYHLFAGEEMLTQEVFQIGEPVGVEYFKLIASSKPFDVKPLLANSRGVLPARELLSTAEVKSLVFKITD; encoded by the coding sequence ATGGTCTATCACCTGTTTTGGGGTATTTTGGTCGCATGCTCTGCCAAACAAAGCACAGAGCATGTAGTATCGGATGTAGCTACGATTCAGGAGGCAGATGATAGTACCTTTTACAAACCTACTTTAGATACGTTAGCGCAGACTATCACTTTTGATAAAGAGGAGCCGGTAAGGCCCTCTGATAAGCTGGCACTGATTGTGGCAATTGGTACGTATAAGCAAAGTACTGCCTGGACAGCGCTTGGCTCCCACAACGATATACCCTTAATAAAAGCTGCGCTCTCATCTCAGGGGTTTGATACCTTGCGTAACCTTAAGGTTTTACGAGATGCTGAGGCTACTAAAGAGAATGTATTTTCTGCTATTCGCCACTATATCATTCCAAAAGCCAAAAAAGGTAGCAAAGTAGTTTTGCATTTTTCCGGACATGGCCAGCAGTTGGAAGATCTCAATGGCGATGAGCTGGACGGACTGGATGAAGCGCTGGTGATGTACGATGCACCTAAAAAGGCTGAAGGAGCATACAAAACTTATAAAGGAGAGCAGCATCTTACCGATGACGAATTAGGCGAACTAATAGCTGAGATAAAAGCTAAAGTTGGAGATACAGGACAAATACTGGTACTGTTGGATGCATGCCACTCCGGCACAGCTACACGAACTTTAAGCAGGGTGCGAGGAACACAGCATACCCTTACCTTTACTAGCCGGACTCTCACCCAAAATAGTACAGAAGGTGAGCAATGGATTGAAACTGACCCTTCTAATCATGATGCTACAACTATATTAATAAGCGCTTCCGGGGCCCATGAGCTTAATTATGAAACCAGAGATAAAGAAGGCAAATGGGTAGGGTCACTGTCGTATGCTCTACACCATGTACTGGGCAAGGCTACTAAGGGGGATACTTATCAGGGACTGTTTGATCGGCTGAGTGCGGAAATGAAAAGCATAGCACCTCATCAGACCCCTCAAATAGAGGGTGCAGCTATGCGACAGTTGTGGACAGCTGAGGTTTTTAAAGCATTTAATTATTTTACCATCAAGCAAATTTATAATAAAACCAGTCTTTCACTTGATGCCGGAGATCTTTCAGGCCTGTCTGTAGGAACAGAAATTTTATTTTTTCCTATTGATGTTAGAGATACGACCCGGCAAAAGGCTTTGGCAACTGGTGTAGTAATGCGTACTAGCCTCACCACCTCAGAAGTGGTATTAAGTGAGCCTTTTAATACCAATTTGCTGAAAAAAAGCTGGGCGGTGCCCGGAACTAAAAATTACGGCAGTGCTCCTGTTCGCCTACATATTGATATACCAGAAAGCAGTAGTTTGCATGCGAGTTTAGTAAATGCTGTAAGTAGTTTGTCTAATATCCTAATATCATCCCATGAGCCGGAGCTCACTTTAAAACTTGACGCCGGACAGAGGCTTTACCTCTGGTCTTCAGATAAAAAGACTTTATTCAGGTCTACACCAAAAGATGATGAAAGTACTGTACGTAGGGCTGTGCTGCTAGCAGTTGAAGATTATTTAAGGGCCAGCTTTTTGCGGGATTTATATCATGATGTGCCTGAGCTGGAACTGGAGATAGCTATAGTACCAATAGGTATAAAACATGGGGAGAAATATAAGCCGGAAAAGCCTGCAAAAAGTCAAGGTAAAGCAATAATTGAGGATACTCTGCAACTTAGAAAGGGAGATTATATCAAACTTAAAATTACCAATAAGGGTAGTAGCCAAGCCTATTTTTCTTTGCTAGACATACAACCTGATAACAAAATTAATTTGATCTTTCCTGCCTATAACCGTACTGCTGAAGAGTATCATTTATTTGCGGGAGAAGAAATGCTGACGCAAGAGGTATTCCAAATAGGCGAACCAGTAGGGGTAGAGTACTTTAAACTAATAGCAAGTTCTAAACCGTTTGATGTTAAACCATTGCTGGCAAACTCAAGAGGAGTGCTGCCTGCCAGAGAGTTGCTTTCTACAGCAGAGGTGAAATCATTGGTGTTTAAGATTACAGACTAA
- a CDS encoding anti-sigma factor family protein produces the protein MINDDNKTEIIDKYLEGSLDLATRQEVEQKMQEDEAFREEVSLQQRIIQAVRKQERAALKQELSDIFEQENDKVRVLSKRNIYYAVAASILLVVAAGIFLWINTANSTVDGVLAVQLVEGARGELPANIPDQVPTLIFKNEAQYNFHYQFGDTLKLYGNFSLEQLQLAYEPNHNNYRLLVDDESYPIQKNKAITPLLP, from the coding sequence ATGATTAACGACGATAACAAAACTGAAATTATAGACAAATACCTGGAGGGCTCACTTGACCTGGCAACCCGCCAGGAGGTAGAGCAAAAAATGCAGGAAGATGAAGCGTTTCGGGAAGAGGTGAGTTTGCAGCAACGCATTATCCAGGCAGTGCGGAAGCAGGAACGCGCAGCTCTGAAACAGGAGCTCAGTGACATATTTGAGCAGGAGAATGATAAGGTCAGGGTACTGAGCAAAAGAAATATCTATTATGCGGTTGCTGCAAGTATACTCCTTGTGGTAGCTGCGGGTATCTTTTTGTGGATAAATACCGCCAACTCTACTGTTGATGGTGTGCTTGCCGTACAGCTGGTAGAAGGGGCAAGAGGAGAGCTTCCAGCTAACATACCGGATCAGGTTCCAACACTAATTTTCAAGAACGAAGCTCAATATAACTTTCATTATCAGTTTGGAGATACTCTTAAGCTTTACGGTAATTTCAGCCTTGAGCAATTACAACTTGCGTACGAACCTAATCATAATAACTACAGGCTACTTGTAGATGATGAAAGCTATCCTATCCAGAAAAATAAGGCAATAACTCCATTGCTACCTTAA
- a CDS encoding ATP-binding protein: MDKETLEALENALLATPDNVLLRKQVGKGLFKNAEYERAKEHFNIILQKEADHEIKFLLARTYSYLKQYGPALVICEELLKISEEIEVIEFYLQILINDGQLQEAIEQYQFYQAKWGEWKNEAIEAQLKLPSAAVSGSVPGDKEDSYNPFLEKPDTDFSKVGGMEEVKDEIRMKIIQPLQNPELFKAYGKKAGGGILMYGPPGCGKTYLSRATAGEIDSQFMAVGIEEIMDMWLGSSEKNLHEKFEIARKHQPCVLFFDEIDALGSKRNDLKQSAGRNIINQFLKELDGVQSNNEGLLILGATNSPWHMDSAFLRPGRFDRVIFVPPPDQEARKIIMELLMESKPVAKVDYSKIAEKTEGFSGADLKLLVDLSVEDKLKQSMKSGKVEAISTSDLKAQIKRVRPSTKEWFNTAKNYALYSNVSGIYDDIISYLKL; encoded by the coding sequence GTGGACAAAGAAACTCTGGAAGCGTTAGAAAATGCCCTTCTGGCTACTCCCGACAATGTTTTATTGCGTAAACAGGTAGGCAAAGGCCTATTTAAAAATGCTGAATATGAACGGGCAAAAGAGCACTTTAACATTATTTTGCAGAAAGAAGCTGACCATGAGATTAAATTCCTGCTGGCACGCACTTATTCTTACCTTAAACAGTATGGTCCGGCGCTAGTCATTTGCGAAGAACTGCTTAAGATCTCTGAGGAAATAGAGGTAATTGAATTTTACCTTCAGATATTAATCAATGACGGGCAGTTGCAGGAGGCAATAGAGCAGTATCAGTTTTACCAGGCCAAATGGGGCGAATGGAAAAACGAAGCCATAGAGGCCCAACTCAAGCTTCCTTCTGCTGCTGTTTCTGGCTCAGTGCCTGGCGATAAGGAGGATAGTTACAATCCATTTCTGGAAAAGCCCGATACAGATTTTTCTAAAGTAGGAGGGATGGAAGAAGTGAAGGACGAGATAAGAATGAAAATTATCCAGCCTTTACAGAACCCAGAACTGTTCAAGGCATATGGCAAAAAAGCCGGAGGCGGCATATTAATGTATGGACCTCCCGGTTGTGGAAAAACTTATCTCTCACGGGCTACCGCAGGAGAAATTGACTCCCAGTTTATGGCTGTAGGGATTGAAGAAATTATGGATATGTGGCTGGGGAGCAGTGAGAAGAACCTTCACGAAAAGTTTGAGATTGCACGTAAACATCAGCCTTGTGTACTGTTTTTTGATGAGATTGACGCCCTGGGTAGTAAAAGAAACGATTTAAAACAGTCAGCAGGCAGGAATATCATTAATCAGTTTTTGAAAGAACTGGATGGAGTACAATCTAACAACGAAGGTCTGCTAATATTGGGAGCTACAAATTCTCCCTGGCATATGGACTCTGCCTTTCTGCGTCCGGGCCGCTTTGACCGTGTCATCTTCGTGCCGCCCCCGGACCAAGAAGCTCGCAAAATAATTATGGAACTATTAATGGAGTCTAAACCGGTAGCCAAGGTAGATTATAGTAAAATTGCGGAAAAGACAGAAGGGTTTAGTGGGGCCGACTTAAAGCTTTTAGTAGACCTGAGCGTGGAAGATAAGCTAAAGCAATCTATGAAAAGTGGTAAAGTGGAGGCTATTAGTACCAGCGACCTCAAAGCTCAGATCAAAAGAGTACGACCCAGTACCAAAGAATGGTTTAATACTGCCAAAAACTACGCTTTATACTCCAATGTATCTGGTATTTATGATGACATTATCTCGTACTTAAAACTCTGA
- a CDS encoding RNA polymerase sigma factor, which translates to MSEKELVALLRLKNPKAFKQVQQYYRMCRNLARKSNISEEDSKDLFQDSVIVLYENLQKPDFKLSSKVSTYLYSVFQNKMYAFVRKAKPTDPIQDEKIMHYDSEPESSWSEEKILQALGELGNNCSELISAYYYHRERLKTLAKELGYSSENTAKQAKYKCMQKLKNKLIRLSS; encoded by the coding sequence ATGTCGGAAAAAGAATTAGTTGCCTTACTAAGACTTAAAAACCCTAAAGCTTTTAAGCAGGTACAACAATACTACCGAATGTGCCGGAACCTGGCCAGAAAAAGTAATATAAGTGAAGAGGATAGTAAAGACCTTTTTCAGGATAGTGTTATCGTGCTGTACGAAAACTTGCAAAAGCCTGACTTTAAGCTAAGTAGTAAAGTAAGCACCTATTTGTACAGTGTTTTTCAAAACAAAATGTACGCTTTTGTCCGTAAGGCAAAGCCCACTGACCCTATCCAGGATGAAAAAATTATGCATTATGACTCTGAGCCAGAATCTAGCTGGAGTGAAGAAAAAATTTTACAGGCTCTGGGTGAGTTAGGTAACAATTGCAGTGAATTAATATCCGCATACTATTACCATCGGGAAAGGCTCAAAACTCTGGCAAAAGAACTGGGCTATAGCAGCGAGAATACTGCCAAGCAAGCTAAATATAAATGTATGCAGAAGCTCAAAAACAAGTTAATCCGTTTAAGCTCATGA